Proteins encoded together in one Yersinia mollaretii ATCC 43969 window:
- a CDS encoding ArsC family reductase, whose amino-acid sequence MSDSPATPSLRLYGIKNCDTIKKARRWLEEQGIAYQFHDYRVDGLSDEHLQGFIDKLGWEPLLNTRGTTWRKLPEAQRAGITDAQSAKVLMLAQPAIIKRPLLAAANGEMLLGFNIENYQSFIQHQTAIEVQ is encoded by the coding sequence ATGTCAGATAGCCCAGCAACCCCATCATTGCGCCTTTATGGCATTAAAAATTGTGACACCATAAAAAAGGCCCGCCGCTGGCTGGAAGAACAAGGTATTGCCTACCAGTTCCACGATTATCGCGTGGACGGATTGAGTGATGAGCACCTGCAAGGCTTCATCGATAAGCTGGGTTGGGAGCCGCTGCTCAACACGCGCGGTACCACGTGGCGCAAGCTGCCAGAAGCCCAACGTGCGGGCATAACCGATGCCCAAAGCGCCAAAGTGTTGATGTTAGCGCAGCCAGCCATTATCAAGCGCCCACTGTTAGCAGCGGCCAATGGCGAAATGCTGCTGGGCTTCAACATTGAAAACTATCAATCCTTTATCCAACACCAAACCGCTATTGAGGTGCAATAA
- a CDS encoding ABC transporter ATP-binding protein — protein sequence MIELSVDNLHLTYGDNPVLKGVSMELKRGEVVSLLGPSGSGKTTLLRAVAGLEKPSQGCIVIGENRVYDGKTSREIPAEERNLGLVFQSYALWPHKTVFENIAYPLKLRKTSAADITQRVQAVLDQLGLGALGHRHPHQLSGGQQQRVAIGRALVYNPPVILLDEPLSNLDAKLREEARVFLRELIIKLGLSALMVTHDQNEAMAISDRILLLNNGKIEQQGTPQEMYGSPTTLFTAEFMGSNNRLHGKVTQVSEGKARIEGKDWALWGWAGEGVVAGQEGTAVIRVERVNLADDPNGNQLNLPLLTSMYLGDRWEYLFRTAADDFVIRAYGAELRREALCALSLPVEHLWVFPKG from the coding sequence ATGATTGAATTATCAGTAGATAACTTGCATTTAACCTATGGCGATAACCCGGTATTGAAAGGGGTGTCGATGGAATTGAAGCGCGGCGAAGTGGTCTCTCTACTGGGGCCATCGGGCAGTGGGAAAACCACCTTACTGCGCGCAGTCGCGGGTTTAGAAAAACCGAGTCAGGGCTGCATTGTTATTGGCGAAAATCGGGTTTATGACGGTAAAACTAGCCGCGAAATTCCCGCCGAAGAGCGCAATCTTGGGCTAGTGTTCCAGTCTTACGCCTTGTGGCCGCATAAAACGGTGTTTGAGAATATTGCGTACCCGCTGAAGTTGCGCAAAACATCGGCGGCGGACATTACTCAGCGGGTGCAAGCGGTACTCGACCAACTGGGGCTGGGGGCGCTGGGCCATCGCCATCCCCATCAGCTCTCGGGTGGACAGCAGCAGCGTGTGGCCATTGGCCGTGCGCTGGTCTATAACCCGCCGGTGATTTTGCTGGATGAGCCGCTGTCGAATCTGGACGCCAAACTGCGCGAGGAGGCGCGGGTATTTCTGCGTGAATTGATCATCAAACTCGGTTTGTCGGCGCTGATGGTGACTCACGACCAAAATGAGGCGATGGCGATCTCTGATCGTATCTTGCTGCTTAATAACGGTAAAATTGAGCAGCAAGGGACCCCGCAGGAGATGTATGGCTCGCCAACCACGTTATTTACAGCGGAATTTATGGGCAGTAATAACCGCTTACATGGCAAGGTTACCCAAGTCAGTGAGGGCAAGGCGCGCATTGAGGGTAAAGATTGGGCGCTGTGGGGATGGGCAGGCGAGGGCGTGGTTGCGGGTCAGGAGGGGACGGCGGTGATTCGGGTTGAGCGCGTCAATTTGGCGGATGACCCAAATGGCAACCAGCTCAACCTGCCCTTGCTGACCAGCATGTATCTGGGTGACCGCTGGGAGTATCTGTTCCGCACGGCGGCTGACGATTTTGTGATCCGCGCTTATGGTGCCGAGCTTCGCCGCGAGGCGTTATGCGCACTCTCTCTGCCCGTGGAGCACTTGTGGGTGTTTCCAAAGGGGTAA
- a CDS encoding M15 family metallopeptidase, with protein sequence MTVNALTPQMLTGRSTAHLVVLTGNHRMQPQAVDAFQSMQQAAKAVGFNLQPASTFRDFDRQLAIWNGKFRGERPVLDKESQPIDVSQLDDATRCEAILRWSALPGASRHHWGSDLDIYDPSLLPADSRLQLEPWEYEAGGYFYPLTQWLSEHMAEFGFYRPFSEDTGGVAAEPWHLSYRPLAAVAEHLLTPKILLEAWQSQDVAGSEWLASHLPMIFSRFIATPTDLLLHPQ encoded by the coding sequence ATGACAGTTAATGCATTAACGCCACAGATGCTTACCGGGCGCTCAACGGCACATTTAGTGGTGTTAACCGGCAATCACCGCATGCAGCCGCAGGCCGTTGATGCCTTTCAGTCAATGCAGCAGGCGGCAAAAGCGGTAGGTTTTAATCTACAACCTGCCAGCACGTTTCGCGATTTTGACCGCCAATTAGCTATCTGGAATGGTAAATTTCGCGGTGAACGACCAGTATTAGATAAAGAGAGTCAGCCGATAGACGTCAGCCAGCTTGATGATGCGACCCGTTGTGAGGCTATTTTGCGGTGGTCTGCCCTGCCGGGGGCCAGCCGCCATCACTGGGGCAGTGATCTGGATATTTATGATCCCTCCCTGCTGCCAGCCGATAGCCGACTCCAACTGGAGCCATGGGAGTACGAAGCGGGCGGTTATTTTTACCCGCTAACCCAATGGCTGAGTGAGCATATGGCCGAATTTGGTTTTTATCGCCCCTTTAGCGAGGATACTGGCGGCGTCGCCGCAGAGCCTTGGCACTTGAGCTATCGTCCACTGGCGGCAGTCGCAGAGCATTTATTGACGCCAAAAATCTTGCTGGAAGCTTGGCAATCACAAGATGTGGCGGGCAGTGAGTGGCTGGCGAGCCATTTACCGATGATTTTTTCACGATTTATCGCGACACCCACTGATTTATTGCTACACCCACAATAG
- the dapE gene encoding succinyl-diaminopimelate desuccinylase: protein MICPVIELAQQLIKRPSLSPNDAGCQEIMIKRLEAIGFTVEPMNFGDTLNFWAWRGEGETLAFAGHTDVVPTGDERHWSSPPFEPTIRDGMLYGRGAADMKGSLAAMVVAAERFVAAHPDHKGRLAFMITSDEEAKAINGTVKVVNALMARHERLDYCLVGEPSSTDRVGDVVKNGRRGSITANLRIHGIQGHVAYPHLADNPVHRAMPALNELVATQWDEGNEFFPATSMQIANLQAGTGSTNVIPGEFYVQFNFRFSTELTDSMIKQRVEALLDRHQLNYTLEWVLSGQPFLTARGALVDAVVNAVEHYAEITPQLLTTGGTSDGRFIALMGAQVVELGPVNATIHKVNECVHAADLQLLSRMYQRIMEQLIA, encoded by the coding sequence ATGATCTGTCCGGTAATCGAACTGGCTCAACAATTAATTAAACGCCCGTCGCTTAGCCCGAATGATGCGGGTTGCCAAGAGATCATGATCAAGCGCTTAGAGGCCATTGGTTTTACTGTCGAACCGATGAATTTTGGCGATACCCTTAATTTCTGGGCATGGCGTGGTGAAGGCGAAACACTCGCGTTTGCCGGACATACCGACGTCGTTCCTACCGGTGATGAGCGTCATTGGAGCAGTCCGCCATTTGAGCCAACCATTCGTGACGGTATGCTGTATGGCCGTGGTGCCGCCGATATGAAAGGCTCACTGGCCGCCATGGTGGTTGCCGCTGAACGATTTGTTGCCGCGCATCCTGATCATAAAGGCCGATTGGCATTTATGATCACCTCCGATGAAGAGGCCAAAGCGATTAATGGCACGGTAAAAGTGGTGAATGCGCTGATGGCGCGGCATGAGCGGTTAGATTATTGTCTGGTCGGCGAACCTTCCAGCACCGATAGAGTCGGCGATGTGGTGAAAAATGGCCGCCGAGGCTCGATCACTGCCAACTTACGCATCCATGGCATTCAAGGACATGTGGCCTACCCCCATTTGGCTGATAATCCGGTGCACCGCGCTATGCCTGCCCTGAATGAGTTAGTGGCAACCCAGTGGGATGAGGGCAATGAGTTCTTCCCTGCCACCAGTATGCAGATTGCTAACTTACAGGCGGGCACTGGCAGCACTAACGTGATCCCCGGTGAGTTTTACGTGCAGTTTAACTTCCGTTTTAGTACCGAATTGACCGACAGCATGATTAAACAGCGGGTCGAAGCCCTGCTGGATCGCCATCAACTCAATTACACATTAGAATGGGTGCTCTCCGGCCAGCCATTTCTGACCGCACGAGGCGCATTAGTCGATGCGGTGGTTAACGCTGTCGAGCATTACGCCGAAATCACGCCACAACTTCTCACGACCGGTGGCACCTCGGATGGACGCTTTATCGCCTTAATGGGCGCTCAGGTGGTCGAACTGGGGCCAGTGAATGCCACCATCCATAAAGTGAATGAGTGCGTTCACGCGGCTGATTTACAACTGCTAAGCCGGATGTATCAGCGAATCATGGAGCAACTTATCGCATGA
- a CDS encoding tetratricopeptide repeat protein, giving the protein MKHSIDSLKELGRYDDAVAMAQNLLLRSPDNASLMYKIASLYDIQGLELQAIPFYRAAIDHHLTGKELQEAYLGLGSTYRALGLYQASLETFDRALATFPQAKEITLFRTMTLYNLGETKEAVAALLILLAETSNHQDISLYQKAIRHYAADLDRIG; this is encoded by the coding sequence ATGAAACACTCCATCGACTCGTTAAAAGAGCTGGGCCGTTATGATGATGCGGTGGCAATGGCGCAGAATTTGCTGCTCCGCTCACCCGATAACGCCAGTCTGATGTATAAAATCGCCTCTCTGTATGACATTCAAGGGCTGGAGTTGCAGGCGATCCCCTTCTATCGTGCCGCCATCGATCATCATCTGACCGGGAAAGAGTTACAGGAAGCCTATTTGGGGCTAGGTAGCACTTATCGGGCGCTGGGGTTATACCAAGCTTCGTTAGAGACCTTTGACCGCGCGCTGGCCACCTTCCCGCAAGCGAAAGAGATCACCTTGTTTCGTACCATGACGCTGTACAACTTGGGTGAAACCAAAGAGGCGGTTGCCGCGTTGCTGATCCTGCTGGCAGAAACCTCGAACCATCAGGACATCAGCCTTTACCAAAAAGCCATCCGCCACTATGCCGCTGACCTTGACCGCATCGGCTAA
- a CDS encoding YpfN family protein yields the protein MQWLADYWWIILILLAGIILNGIKELRRLDHKSFLSNKPEIPPHRDNNAEWDDDDDWPDKNKKK from the coding sequence ATGCAATGGCTAGCAGATTACTGGTGGATTATCCTTATCCTACTGGCGGGCATTATCTTAAACGGCATCAAAGAGTTGCGCCGTCTCGATCATAAGAGTTTTTTGAGCAATAAGCCGGAGATTCCACCGCACCGCGACAATAATGCGGAATGGGATGACGACGATGATTGGCCGGATAAAAACAAGAAAAAGTAA
- the acrD gene encoding multidrug efflux RND transporter permease AcrD, whose product MANFFIDRPIFAWVLAIIMCLTGALAISTLPIEQYPNLAPPNVRISASYPGASAQTLENTVTQVIEQSMTGLDNLLYMSSQSSNSGSASITLTFQAGTDPNEAMQQVQNQLQSAIKKLPQDVQQQGVSVSKSGDNTLMMVAFVSTDGSMDKQDIADYVASNLQDPLSRIEGVGSIDAFGSQYAMRIWLDPNKLNNYQLTTQDVVTAIQSQNSQIAVGQLGGTPSVDNQALNATINAQSQLQTPEQFREITLRVNQDGSLVTLGDVAKIELGAEKYDYLSRFNGQAASGMSVKLASGANELQTDALVKARLAELAPFFPHGLEAKIAYETTPFVKASIKDVVKTLLEAILLVFLVMYLFLQNFRATLIPTIAVPVVLLGTFAILSVFGFSINTLTMFAIVLAIGLLVDDAIVVVENVERVMSEEGLDPREATRKSMGQIQGALVGIALVLSAVFIPMAFFGGTTGAIYRQFSITIVSAMVLSVLVALILTPALCATMLKPIKPGHHHAKRGFFGWFNRMFDRSAHRYERGVARVLHHSLRYMLLYLLLLGGLALLFVKLPTSFLPLEDRGVFMAQVQLPVGSTQQQTLKVVEKVEDYFLTTEKDTVLSVFSTVGSGPGGNGQNVARLFIRLSDWEQRKSSNDSSFAIIERATKAFNKINEARVSVSSPPAISGLGGSSGFDMELQDHGGLGHDKLMAARDQLLQMASKDPALTRVRHNGLDDSPQLQIDIDQRKAQALGVSLDDINNTLKTAWGSTYVNDFVDRGRVKKVYVQSEATARMLPEDVNKWYVRNKSGGMVPFSAFSTTRWEYGSPRLERYNGYSALEIVGEAAPGVSTGTAMNVMEDLVKQLPNGFGLEWTGMSYQERLSGSQAPALYAISLLVVFLCLAALYESWSIPFSVMLVVPLGVIGAVAATWMRGLENDVYFQVGLLTIIGLSAKNAILIVEFASELNSKGKDLVEATLEASRQRLRPILMTSLAFIFGVLPMTISQGAGSGSQHAVGTGVMGGMISATVLAIFFVPLFFVLVRRRFPSRPPRAKE is encoded by the coding sequence ATGGCAAACTTTTTCATCGACCGCCCAATATTTGCTTGGGTATTGGCGATAATTATGTGTCTTACTGGGGCATTGGCAATCTCAACATTGCCTATTGAGCAATACCCCAATCTGGCACCGCCTAATGTGCGCATTAGTGCCTCCTATCCGGGTGCCTCGGCACAAACACTGGAAAACACCGTCACGCAGGTCATCGAACAGAGCATGACCGGGCTGGATAATCTGCTCTATATGTCATCACAAAGCAGCAACTCCGGCAGTGCATCGATAACCTTAACTTTCCAAGCTGGCACCGACCCTAACGAAGCCATGCAACAAGTGCAAAACCAGTTGCAATCTGCCATCAAAAAACTGCCACAAGATGTGCAGCAGCAAGGGGTTTCAGTCTCAAAATCAGGTGATAATACCCTGATGATGGTGGCGTTTGTCTCCACCGATGGCAGCATGGATAAGCAAGATATTGCCGACTATGTCGCCAGTAATCTGCAAGACCCCCTGAGTCGAATTGAAGGGGTGGGCAGTATTGATGCTTTCGGTTCGCAATATGCCATGCGCATCTGGCTCGACCCCAATAAACTCAATAATTATCAGCTCACAACACAAGATGTGGTCACCGCGATTCAGTCGCAAAATAGCCAGATCGCCGTCGGGCAACTGGGCGGAACACCCTCGGTTGATAATCAGGCATTGAATGCCACTATTAATGCACAATCTCAATTACAAACCCCCGAACAATTCAGGGAAATTACGCTGCGCGTCAATCAGGATGGCTCACTGGTCACCTTGGGCGATGTAGCAAAAATTGAGTTGGGTGCCGAGAAATATGACTATCTGAGCCGTTTTAACGGGCAAGCTGCGTCAGGTATGAGTGTCAAACTGGCCTCAGGGGCCAATGAGCTGCAAACCGATGCACTGGTCAAAGCCCGGCTGGCCGAACTGGCCCCCTTCTTCCCCCACGGCCTTGAAGCCAAAATCGCCTATGAAACCACCCCCTTCGTCAAAGCTTCAATCAAGGATGTGGTTAAAACGCTGTTGGAAGCCATTTTGCTGGTTTTCTTGGTGATGTATCTGTTTTTACAAAATTTCCGCGCTACGTTGATTCCGACCATCGCTGTGCCCGTGGTGCTGCTGGGGACCTTCGCGATCCTCTCGGTATTTGGCTTCAGTATTAACACCTTAACCATGTTTGCCATTGTGCTCGCCATCGGATTACTGGTGGATGATGCCATTGTGGTGGTGGAGAACGTCGAGCGGGTGATGAGCGAGGAGGGGCTAGACCCACGGGAGGCGACGCGCAAATCCATGGGGCAAATTCAGGGCGCACTGGTGGGGATTGCGCTGGTGTTGTCAGCGGTATTTATTCCGATGGCCTTCTTCGGCGGCACCACAGGGGCTATCTACCGCCAGTTCTCCATTACTATCGTCTCCGCCATGGTGCTCTCGGTACTGGTCGCATTGATTCTGACGCCAGCCCTTTGCGCCACCATGCTCAAGCCCATCAAGCCGGGGCATCATCACGCCAAACGCGGTTTCTTCGGCTGGTTTAACCGCATGTTTGATCGCAGCGCCCATCGTTACGAGCGCGGCGTGGCGCGAGTGTTGCACCACAGTCTGCGTTATATGCTGCTCTATTTACTGCTGCTGGGCGGGCTGGCGCTGCTGTTCGTCAAATTACCCACTTCGTTTTTACCATTGGAAGATCGCGGCGTCTTTATGGCGCAAGTCCAGCTTCCGGTAGGTTCCACCCAGCAACAGACACTGAAAGTGGTTGAGAAAGTGGAGGATTACTTCCTGACGACGGAGAAAGATACCGTGCTATCGGTATTCTCCACTGTGGGTTCCGGCCCCGGCGGTAACGGCCAGAACGTGGCACGATTATTCATCCGGCTCTCTGATTGGGAGCAGCGTAAAAGCAGCAATGACTCCTCCTTTGCCATTATTGAGCGCGCGACCAAAGCCTTTAATAAGATCAACGAGGCTAGAGTGTCCGTCAGTAGCCCACCGGCCATTTCAGGGTTGGGTGGCTCCTCAGGTTTTGATATGGAATTACAAGATCACGGCGGTTTAGGCCACGATAAATTGATGGCAGCCCGTGACCAGTTGTTGCAGATGGCATCGAAAGATCCCGCCCTGACTCGGGTGCGGCACAACGGTTTGGACGATAGCCCGCAGCTACAGATAGATATTGATCAGCGTAAAGCGCAAGCACTGGGGGTCTCGCTGGATGATATTAACAACACGCTGAAAACCGCGTGGGGGTCGACTTACGTTAACGATTTTGTTGATCGCGGGCGGGTGAAGAAGGTCTATGTGCAGTCGGAGGCCACGGCCCGTATGCTGCCGGAAGACGTCAATAAATGGTATGTGCGCAATAAGAGCGGCGGCATGGTGCCCTTCTCCGCGTTTTCGACGACACGCTGGGAGTATGGTTCACCACGGCTGGAGCGCTACAACGGCTATTCGGCACTGGAGATTGTCGGCGAGGCCGCGCCGGGGGTCAGTACCGGGACAGCCATGAATGTGATGGAGGATCTGGTTAAACAGCTACCCAATGGTTTTGGTCTGGAGTGGACCGGCATGTCCTATCAGGAGCGGCTATCGGGTTCGCAAGCCCCTGCCCTCTATGCTATTTCGCTGCTAGTGGTGTTCCTCTGTCTGGCAGCACTGTATGAGAGTTGGTCAATCCCCTTCTCCGTGATGCTGGTGGTGCCGCTTGGGGTGATTGGCGCAGTGGCCGCCACCTGGATGCGCGGGTTGGAGAATGACGTCTATTTCCAAGTTGGCTTGCTGACCATCATCGGGTTATCAGCCAAAAATGCCATTTTGATTGTTGAATTTGCCAGTGAATTGAACAGCAAAGGCAAAGATCTGGTGGAGGCCACACTGGAGGCGTCACGCCAGCGGCTGCGGCCCATTTTGATGACCTCACTGGCGTTTATCTTCGGCGTGTTGCCCATGACGATCAGCCAAGGGGCAGGCTCTGGCAGCCAACATGCGGTCGGGACGGGGGTAATGGGCGGGATGATTTCGGCCACGGTATTGGCGATATTCTTTGTGCCGCTGTTCTTTGTTCTGGTTCGCCGCCGCTTCCCCAGCAGACCACCACGCGCGAAAGAGTAA
- a CDS encoding ABC transporter substrate-binding protein, with the protein MLRKFIVLMMASAALATLPASAQLPTYYPADYQNIIDGAKKEGKVVVYSSTDIKAAAPLIKGFEAAYPGIKVEYNDMNSTELYNRYISEQASGSLSGDVVWSSSMDTALKLATDYAQEYLSPEQGELPKWAVWKNSAYGTTYEPVVFIYNKRLIPAADVPTTHTALAKLIASQPDKFKKKVTTYDIEKSGLGFMLSVQDFKADPNYFATLADIAKGGLTVQSSTGTMMERVSSGENLIGFNILGSYAETRAKTDPSLGISYPQDYTLVLSRVTFISKNATNNNAAKLWVNYVLSEAGQNILANQSDIPSIRNDIEGSNDIDGLTKKLGNALKPIAVDESLLEYMEQAKRLDYIKQWRSAAAK; encoded by the coding sequence ATGTTAAGGAAATTTATAGTATTGATGATGGCGTCGGCTGCATTAGCTACTCTTCCCGCCTCTGCTCAACTCCCAACCTATTACCCTGCTGATTATCAAAACATTATCGATGGAGCCAAAAAAGAGGGCAAAGTGGTGGTGTACTCCTCTACGGATATCAAGGCTGCCGCCCCGCTGATTAAGGGGTTCGAAGCCGCCTATCCGGGGATTAAAGTCGAATACAACGACATGAACAGCACCGAGTTATACAACCGCTACATCAGCGAACAGGCGTCAGGTAGCCTCAGTGGTGACGTGGTATGGAGCTCATCAATGGATACGGCGCTGAAGTTGGCGACCGACTATGCGCAGGAGTATCTCTCTCCAGAGCAGGGTGAGCTGCCAAAATGGGCGGTATGGAAAAATAGCGCCTACGGCACCACTTACGAGCCAGTGGTTTTCATCTATAACAAGCGCTTGATTCCCGCAGCGGATGTGCCGACGACCCATACTGCACTGGCAAAACTGATCGCCAGCCAGCCTGATAAATTCAAAAAGAAAGTCACCACCTATGATATTGAGAAATCAGGTTTAGGTTTCATGCTCTCGGTACAGGATTTCAAAGCGGATCCTAACTATTTTGCGACACTGGCGGATATCGCCAAGGGTGGACTGACGGTGCAATCGTCCACCGGTACGATGATGGAAAGGGTGTCATCCGGTGAGAATCTGATTGGCTTTAACATCCTCGGCTCTTACGCCGAAACCCGTGCTAAAACAGACCCTTCTCTGGGAATATCCTATCCGCAGGACTACACCTTGGTGCTGTCGCGTGTCACTTTTATCAGTAAAAATGCGACCAATAATAATGCGGCCAAACTGTGGGTTAACTACGTGTTATCGGAAGCGGGTCAAAATATTCTGGCTAACCAATCTGATATCCCTTCGATTCGCAACGACATCGAGGGCAGCAACGACATTGATGGTCTGACCAAAAAGCTGGGCAATGCGCTCAAGCCTATCGCGGTTGATGAGAGCCTCTTGGAGTATATGGAGCAGGCTAAACGTCTGGACTACATCAAACAGTGGCGCAGTGCCGCTGCAAAATAA
- a CDS encoding ABC transporter permease has product MKALRRKWQSLPRGLVVLITTLVIYVPLSFIVIQSFLSAPFFSPSKVFSLEAFRFIFADPDFYKALKSGFILAFGLVVIAIPLGGILAFLMVRTDLPGRRIIEPLILVPIFVSPMVLGFGYVVAAGPVGFFSLWAESLIGFVPWNIYAMSSIVVIAGLTHVPHAYLYISSALRSVGSDVEEAARTAGASPLQVMTAVSLPMVRPSILYITVLLFFLGLEVFGLMLVLGDPEGNLVLATYLYQLTNKLGTPSYHLMAAVAVVLICITIPLVMLQRMLMRTANRFVTVKGKASQARLLPLGKWRWIAGAVVAFWLTVTIGVPLLGVVLRAFVSNWGMGVSLWDELSLDTFRTIWQQPNLLRAIVNSMAIGVFGGALAVICYLFIGIAMHRKPDGVTRFLDYSVLVPRAVPGLLAGLAFLWVFLFLPMWLDNSLKEGWLSSLPMAEWLRGNLVVWLRSLRSTIFSVWLAYTVVWMAYGLRLISSTLLQVGPELEEAARSNGASRGQVTRHVTIPLSRYGLIGSWLLMFLIFEREYSTGVYLLSPGTETIGSMLVSLWAAGAIDIVAALSFINILLVVLGLGIALRFGVKLND; this is encoded by the coding sequence ATGAAAGCATTGCGCAGAAAGTGGCAAAGCTTGCCGCGCGGCTTGGTGGTATTGATAACCACACTGGTTATCTACGTACCGCTGTCATTTATTGTTATTCAAAGTTTTCTCTCCGCCCCCTTTTTCTCGCCATCTAAAGTGTTCAGTCTTGAGGCGTTCCGCTTCATCTTTGCTGATCCCGACTTTTACAAGGCGCTGAAAAGTGGTTTTATTCTGGCTTTTGGGCTGGTGGTGATCGCGATTCCATTGGGGGGGATTCTGGCCTTCTTGATGGTCAGAACTGACTTGCCGGGCCGCCGTATCATCGAACCCCTGATTTTGGTGCCTATTTTTGTTTCACCTATGGTACTGGGATTTGGTTACGTGGTGGCGGCAGGGCCAGTGGGCTTCTTCTCCCTGTGGGCGGAGTCACTGATCGGTTTTGTGCCATGGAATATTTATGCCATGTCGAGCATCGTGGTGATTGCGGGCCTGACCCATGTTCCTCACGCCTACCTCTATATTTCATCGGCACTGCGCAGTGTCGGCTCTGATGTGGAAGAAGCGGCGCGCACGGCGGGTGCCTCGCCTTTGCAGGTCATGACGGCGGTGAGTTTGCCGATGGTGCGCCCATCGATTCTCTATATCACCGTATTGCTGTTCTTCCTTGGGTTGGAAGTGTTCGGGCTGATGCTGGTATTGGGTGATCCTGAGGGCAACTTGGTGCTGGCGACCTATCTCTACCAGTTGACCAATAAACTGGGCACCCCCTCTTACCACCTGATGGCCGCTGTGGCGGTGGTTCTGATCTGCATTACTATTCCGTTGGTGATGTTACAACGGATGCTGATGCGCACCGCCAACCGCTTTGTGACAGTCAAAGGTAAAGCTTCTCAGGCGCGGCTTTTGCCTTTGGGCAAATGGCGTTGGATAGCCGGTGCTGTGGTGGCATTTTGGCTGACAGTTACTATTGGCGTGCCGCTGCTGGGTGTGGTGCTACGAGCCTTTGTCTCGAACTGGGGCATGGGCGTCTCACTTTGGGATGAGTTATCCCTCGACACCTTCCGCACCATTTGGCAACAACCCAACCTGCTGCGGGCTATCGTCAACTCAATGGCCATCGGGGTGTTTGGTGGCGCGTTAGCGGTCATCTGCTACCTGTTTATCGGCATTGCCATGCACCGTAAACCCGATGGCGTAACGCGGTTCCTCGACTACAGCGTATTGGTGCCGCGTGCGGTGCCGGGCTTGCTGGCGGGGTTGGCGTTCTTGTGGGTCTTCCTGTTCCTGCCGATGTGGCTGGATAACTCATTGAAAGAGGGCTGGTTATCCTCGTTACCGATGGCCGAATGGCTGCGCGGGAATCTGGTGGTGTGGCTCCGCTCCTTGCGCAGCACCATCTTTAGCGTCTGGCTGGCGTATACCGTGGTGTGGATGGCCTATGGCTTGCGGCTGATCTCCTCGACCTTGCTGCAAGTGGGGCCGGAGTTGGAAGAGGCGGCGCGGAGCAACGGCGCTAGCCGGGGTCAGGTGACCCGCCATGTCACCATTCCATTATCCCGCTATGGCCTGATTGGTTCGTGGCTGCTGATGTTCCTGATTTTTGAGCGTGAGTACTCCACCGGGGTTTATCTGCTTTCTCCGGGGACAGAAACCATCGGCTCGATGCTGGTTTCACTGTGGGCGGCGGGTGCTATTGATATCGTTGCCGCGCTCTCCTTTATTAATATCCTGCTGGTGGTGTTGGGGCTGGGTATTGCACTGCGTTTTGGAGTTAAATTAAATGATTGA